The Parus major isolate Abel chromosome Z, Parus_major1.1, whole genome shotgun sequence genome has a window encoding:
- the LOC107216316 gene encoding myogenesis-regulating glycosidase-like — protein MDTQTTHRSGKHGNFPKWHAKERQSTENVTPVKQKPSKELRPMLGAIFLGLILFIAAVVAWCYYTVSLRKAERLKTELMDLRADGFVIRNQHGEVVFRLAFRSGSLDLESCSKEGEILSCSRSSRGPLNFFIQTVKPKDTVMCYRVRWEELAAGPAVEHTMFWEDAHWYGGSEMSTQHWPIRLAGYQEPVPYVTSDVYSFRDSFGGILERYWLSSKAAAIKINDSVPFHLGFNATERTLFFQARYKDSPYKPPPGQQPFPELSYRVCVGSDVTSIHKYMVRRYFNKPSKIPAENAFRYPIWSTWALYKNDIDQDKVLSFAGEIKKYHFNCSHIEIDDMYTQAYGDFDFDPVKFPNVTEMFAKLREDGFKVTLWIHPFIHANSPNYEEGIERQLFIKEPSGRLPAMVEWWNGIGAILDFTNPAARDWFQSHLRQLRHKYGISSFKFDAGETSYLPKQFSTFRPLSDPSIWSRRYTEMAIPFYELAEVRVGYQSQNISCFFRIIDRDSVWGYELGLKSLIPTVLTISMLGYPFVLPDMIGGNFLPNRTEGAVEIPDRELYVRWLELSAFMPSMQFSIPPWLYDKEVVEIAQKFTELHESLVAPLLLELAGEVTDTGDPIIRPIWWISPHDEAAHRIDSQFLIGDTLMVAPVLEMGKQERDVYLPAGKWRSYKGELFEKTPVLLTDYPVDLDEVAYFLWVS, from the coding sequence ATGGACACTCAGACTACCCACCGCTCGGGAAAACATGGAAACTTTCCGAAGTGGCATGCCAAAGAAAGGCAGTCGACTGAAAATGTCACACCGGTGAAGCAGAAGCCCTCCAAGGAGCTGAGGCCGATGCTGGGTGCCATCTTTCTGGGCCTCATCCTGTTCATTGCTGCAGTGGTGGCCTGGTGCTACTACACCGTGTCCCTGAGGAAGGCGGAGCGGCTCAAGACGGAGCTGATGGACCTGCGGGCAGACGGCTTCGTCATCCGCAACCAGCACGGGGAGGTGGTGTTCCGGCTGGCCTTCCGTTCGGGCAGCCTGGACCTGGAGTCGTGCTCCAAGGAGGGCGAGATCCTGAGCTGCTCGCGCTCGAGCCGGGGGCCGCTCAACTTCTTCATCCAGACGGTGAAGCCCAAGGACACGGTGATGTGCTACCGCGTGCGCTGGGAGGAGCTGGCGGCCGGCCCGGCCGTGGAGCACACCATGTTCTGGGAGGACGCCCACTGGTACGGGGGCTCGGAGATGAGCACCCAGCACTGGCCCATCCGCCTGGCTGGCTACCAGGAGCCCGTGCCCTACGTGACCAGCGACGTCTACTCCTTCCGCGACAGCTTTGGCGGCATCCTCGAGCGCTACTGGCTCTCCTCCAAGGCGGCGGCCATCAAGATCAATGACTCTGTGCCCTTCCACCTGGGCTTCAACGCCACCGAGCGCACCCTCTTCTTCCAGGCCCGCTACAAGGACTCACCCTACAAGCCCCCACCAGGCCAGCAGCCCTTCCCCGAGCTCAGCTACCGCGTCTGCGTGGGCTCCGACGTCACCTCCATCCACAAGTACATGGTGCGCAGGTACTTCAACAAGCCCTCCAAGATCCCTGCTGAGAACGCTTTCCGATACCCCATCTGGTCCACGTGGGCCCTCTACAAGAATGATATTGACCAGGATAAAGTTTTGAGTTTTGCTGGTGAGATTAAGAAGTACCATTTTAACTGCAGCCACATTGAGATTGATGACATGTACACCCAAGCCTATGGAGACTTTGATTTTGACCCTGTCAAGTTCCCCAATGTAACAGAGATGTTTGCAAAGCTGAGGGAAGATGGGTTTAAGGTCACTCTGTGGATTCATCCTTTTATACACGCAAATTCACCCAATTATGAAGAGGGTATTGAGCGTCAGCTGTTCATCAAGGAGCCGTCGGGGCGGCTGCCAGCCATGGTGGAGTGGTGGAACGGCATCGGGGCCATCCTGGACTTCACCAACCCAGCAGCCCGTGACTGGTTCCAGAGCCACCTGCGCCAGCTCCGCCACAAGTACGGCATCTCATCCTTCAAGTTTGACGCGGGTGAGACCAGCTACCTGCCCAAGCAGTTCAGCACCTTCCGCCCACTGTCGGACCCCAGCATCTGGTCCCGGCGCTACACGGAGATGGCCATCCCCTTCTACGAGCTGGCCGAGGTGCGCGTGGGCTACCAGTCACAGAACATCTCCTGCTTCTTCCGCATCATTGACCGGGACTCTGTCTGGGGCTACGAGCTTGGCCTCAAGTCCCTCATCCCCACTGTCCTCACCATCAGCATGCTGGGGTACCCGTTTGTGCTTCCAGATATGATTGGAGGAAACTTCCTCCCAAACAGGAcagagggagctgtggagaTCCCTGACCGGGAGCTGTACGTGCGCTGGCTGGAGCTGTCGGCCTTCATGCCCTCCATGCagttctccatccctccctggcTCTATGACAAGGAGGTGGTGGAGATTGCGCAGAAGTTCACGGAGCTCCACGAGTCGCTGGTGGCCccgctgctgctggagctggcgGGGGAGGTCACCGACACGGGCGACCCCATCATCCGTCCCATCTGGTGGATCTCGCCCCATGACGAGGCCGCTCACAGGATCGACTCCCAGTTCCTCATCGGGGACACCCTCATGGTGGCTCCTGTGCTGGAGATGGGCAAGCAGGAGCGGGATGTCTACTTGCCAGCGGGCAAGTGGCGCAGCTACAAGGGGGAGCTGTTTGAGAAGACCCCAGTGCTGCTCACCGACTATCCTGTTGATCTGGACGAAGTTGCCTATTTCCTCTGGGTTTCCTAA